GTATGCGTTACACGTTGTAAGCTATGTGCATTTGGCGTTGATAAGGAAAATGATAAAGCTTATACCATGAGCATAGATGAAATTGAGGAACGGGCAAAAACTGCTGGATTCGCAAATATTAGTGAGCTACATATAGTGGGTGGATTGAATCCAGAATTAAGCTTTGATTTCTATTTAGAAATGCTTAAAAGATTACGCACCCTATTACCTTCTGTCCATATTAAAGCCTTTACTGCAGTAGAAATCGATTATTTTGCTGAAGAGAACAATATCACATTTGAACAGGTATTAGAGAAGTTAAAGCAGGCAGGATTAGGATCATTACCTGGCGGAGGAGCAGAGGTCTTTTCACAAAGGGTTAGAGATAGAATCTGTCCAGAGAAGATTACTGGAGAACGTTGGCTAGAAGTTCATGAAGCTGCTCATCGTATAGGAATGAATAGCAATGCGACTATGCTATATGGTCATATAGAAACCTATGAAGAGCGCATAGATCATTTTATAAAGCTAAGGGAGCTACAGGATAGAACAGGAGGATTTTTAGCATTTATACCTTTAGCGTTTCATCCTCAAAATACTGAATTAT
The sequence above is a segment of the Desulfuribacillus alkaliarsenatis genome. Coding sequences within it:
- the mqnE gene encoding aminofutalosine synthase MqnE; the encoded protein is MDFIDSKHELFDIWNKVKKGIRLTAEDGLKLLNTKDLLSLGYMANYIREQKHGDNTYFIVNQHINHTNVCVTRCKLCAFGVDKENDKAYTMSIDEIEERAKTAGFANISELHIVGGLNPELSFDFYLEMLKRLRTLLPSVHIKAFTAVEIDYFAEENNITFEQVLEKLKQAGLGSLPGGGAEVFSQRVRDRICPEKITGERWLEVHEAAHRIGMNSNATMLYGHIETYEERIDHFIKLRELQDRTGGFLAFIPLAFHPQNTELSSEQLMVTKTTGVEDLKMLAVARLMLDNFNHIKSYWVMVGPKIAQVSLRFGANDIDGTIIEEKITHAAGAETSQALSKSEIVKLIKDAGRKPIERDTLYNIVNQEF